The proteins below are encoded in one region of Amycolatopsis magusensis:
- a CDS encoding alpha-hydroxy acid oxidase: MTGGALAELHDRARELLDPVHYDYFAGGAGEETALAENERAFQRLALLPRVLRGQSRPATPVQLPGARASTPILVAPTAFHRLAHPDGELATARAAAAAGTVLVSGMAATVAIGEVAGAAREVDRNAAVWFQLYLQPDAKITECLVRRAEDAGCSALVVTVDSPVFGRHGRDHRHGFHDLPPGFAAENMRDLPGSPGVRDIEMCQEISWRYVEALRRMTGLPVLLKGILHPEDAKIAVDGGMAGLVVSNHGGRQLDVAPAAIDALPRVAEAVGGRIPVLVDGGIRRGSDVAIALALGATAVGVGRPVLWGLAAAGEAGVRQVLETLRDEYEHVRTLCGGVLAGDQVVSRC, encoded by the coding sequence GTGACCGGTGGCGCCCTGGCCGAACTGCACGACCGGGCCAGGGAACTGCTCGATCCCGTGCACTACGACTACTTCGCCGGTGGCGCGGGCGAGGAGACGGCGCTCGCGGAGAACGAACGCGCCTTCCAGCGACTGGCGCTGCTCCCGAGGGTCCTCCGCGGACAGTCCCGCCCGGCCACCCCCGTCCAGCTCCCCGGCGCCCGCGCGTCGACGCCGATCCTGGTGGCGCCGACGGCCTTCCACCGGCTCGCGCACCCGGACGGCGAGCTGGCCACGGCCAGGGCCGCCGCGGCGGCGGGCACGGTGCTGGTCTCCGGCATGGCCGCCACGGTGGCGATCGGCGAGGTGGCCGGGGCCGCGCGCGAGGTGGACCGGAACGCCGCGGTGTGGTTCCAGCTCTACCTCCAGCCGGACGCCAAGATCACCGAATGCCTGGTGCGCCGGGCCGAGGACGCGGGCTGCTCGGCACTGGTGGTCACCGTGGACTCCCCGGTGTTCGGACGGCACGGCCGCGACCACCGCCACGGTTTCCACGACCTGCCACCGGGTTTCGCCGCCGAGAACATGCGCGACCTCCCCGGCTCCCCCGGTGTCCGCGACATCGAGATGTGCCAGGAGATCTCCTGGCGGTACGTCGAGGCGCTGCGGCGGATGACCGGCTTACCGGTGCTGCTCAAGGGAATCCTGCACCCCGAGGACGCGAAGATCGCGGTGGACGGCGGCATGGCCGGCCTCGTGGTCTCCAACCACGGCGGCCGCCAGCTCGACGTGGCCCCCGCCGCGATCGACGCGCTCCCCCGCGTCGCCGAGGCGGTCGGCGGCCGGATCCCGGTGCTGGTGGACGGCGGGATCCGGCGGGGCAGCGACGTGGCGATCGCGCTGGCGCTGGGCGCGACCGCGGTCGGGGTCGGCAGGCCGGTGCTGTGGGGACTCGCCGCGGCCGGGGAAGCGGGCGTGCGGCAGGTTCTCGAAACCCTGCGTGACGAGTACGAGCACGTGCGGACCCTGTGCGGTGGTGTGCTCGCCGGAGACCAGGTGGTGAGCCGGTGCTGA
- a CDS encoding NAD(P)-binding domain-containing protein has translation MSDAISVEYLVLGAGPAGLQAGYYLKQAGRSHLILEAGESAGTFFTRFPRHRQLISINKVHTGWSDPELRLRNDWNSLLSAENEPLFTSYTPRYFPAAEDMVRYLADFAEVHGLHVRYGTRISRISRPDEFEAVDENGTVFRARRLIVATGVSKPYIPDIDGIQHAELYTEVTVDPAEFIDKRVLIIGRGNSAFETADNLIETAAVIHVAGPGSLRLAWQTHFVGHVRAVNNNFLDTYQLKSQNALLDGHVLGIRPDGEDGYLVRVSFSRVAEVVKELRYDRVIAATGFRFDASIFDEDCRPELTIKDRFPAQTAAWESVNVPGLHFAGTITQARDFKRSTSGFIHGFRYGVKALHRILEQRHHGVPWPSHELAPGEVTEITDAVIERVNRTSALWQVFGYLGDAVLLGDAPRYLEEVPVDHLHEAVAAGEFGEVESYLTITLEYGEDHDLVNPFDISAGRTSQEDTSGLDGRYLHPVVRLFRGGDLEAEHHITENLENEWDSERVHRAPLREFLRAQLERPRVSL, from the coding sequence TTGTCTGACGCAATTTCCGTCGAATACCTGGTGCTCGGCGCCGGACCGGCCGGACTGCAGGCCGGTTACTACCTGAAGCAGGCCGGCCGCAGTCACCTGATCCTGGAAGCCGGCGAATCGGCGGGCACGTTCTTCACCCGATTCCCGCGCCACCGCCAGCTGATCTCGATCAACAAGGTGCACACCGGCTGGAGCGACCCCGAGCTGCGGCTGCGCAACGACTGGAACTCGCTGCTCTCGGCGGAGAACGAGCCGCTGTTCACCAGCTACACCCCGCGGTACTTCCCCGCGGCCGAGGACATGGTGCGCTACCTGGCCGATTTCGCCGAGGTCCACGGGCTGCACGTCCGCTATGGCACGCGGATCAGCCGGATCAGCCGTCCGGACGAATTCGAAGCGGTCGACGAGAACGGCACGGTGTTCCGCGCGCGACGGCTGATCGTGGCGACCGGCGTGAGCAAACCGTATATTCCGGACATCGACGGTATTCAGCACGCGGAACTCTATACCGAGGTAACAGTCGACCCGGCGGAGTTCATCGACAAGAGAGTACTCATCATCGGCCGGGGGAACTCCGCTTTCGAAACCGCGGACAATCTCATCGAAACCGCGGCGGTCATTCACGTGGCGGGCCCCGGATCATTGCGGCTGGCGTGGCAAACGCACTTCGTCGGCCATGTGCGCGCGGTGAACAACAACTTCCTCGACACCTACCAGCTGAAATCGCAGAACGCGCTGCTCGACGGCCACGTGCTGGGCATCCGGCCCGACGGGGAGGACGGCTACCTGGTGCGCGTGAGCTTCTCGCGGGTGGCCGAGGTGGTCAAGGAACTGCGCTACGACCGGGTCATCGCGGCCACCGGGTTCCGCTTCGACGCCTCGATCTTCGACGAGGACTGCCGCCCGGAACTGACCATCAAGGACCGCTTCCCGGCGCAGACGGCCGCCTGGGAGTCAGTGAACGTGCCGGGCCTGCACTTCGCGGGCACGATCACGCAGGCCCGCGACTTCAAACGGTCCACCAGCGGCTTCATCCACGGCTTCCGGTACGGGGTGAAGGCGCTGCACCGGATCCTCGAGCAGCGCCACCACGGCGTGCCGTGGCCCAGCCACGAGCTGGCCCCCGGCGAGGTCACCGAGATCACCGACGCGGTGATCGAGCGGGTCAACCGCACTTCGGCCCTGTGGCAGGTGTTCGGGTACCTCGGTGACGCCGTGCTGCTCGGGGACGCACCGCGCTACCTCGAGGAGGTGCCGGTCGACCACCTGCACGAGGCGGTGGCCGCCGGCGAGTTCGGCGAGGTCGAGTCCTACCTGACCATCACCCTCGAGTACGGCGAGGACCACGACCTGGTCAACCCGTTCGACATCTCCGCGGGCCGGACGTCGCAGGAGGACACCAGCGGGCTCGACGGGCGGTACCTGCACCCGGTGGTGCGCCTGTTCCGCGGCGGAGACCTGGAGGCCGAGCACCACATCACCGAGAACCTGGAGAACGAGTGGGACAGTGAGCGGGTGCACCGGGCCCCGCTGCGCGAATTCCTGCGGGCCCAGCTCGAGCGGCCGCGGGTGAGCCTGTGA
- a CDS encoding class I adenylate-forming enzyme family protein, translated as MTDLYPQAMLDSLAADPDSPAFEHGTRVVSRLEVLDLVARFTGGLAAAGLGRGDGVAIATAVTPEGFAAQLAAAALGCRVVGVRPGLTEAQLPHVVGRDVAALVADDPGPELLAAADGVRVLRIGPGLLSTAETPVARGRADDIASVTFTSGSTGAPKGVALTYAAMTEHWSWQPAKWSADTAELAAGYGRFLLFGTLTSAVMQEHLGLCLLSGGTAVIPEGPPDFPAVLERLRITASLLTVPRLHQLLDVLPTTEVDLSALRVLLVAGSPLAPHRMAEAFDRFGPVVRQGYGLTEVGFLTSLTADDVAAWPPALRSVGRPRTEVDLEVRDADGNAVPTGTTGEIWVRTAYVLAGYWRNEEETADLIRDGWVRTRDLGHLDERGYLHLTGRARDVIIVNAIVHYAGAIERALTGHPGVREAYVAGAPDERTGEAAHAFVVVDGEPDLDGLRARVARELGEAAVPSTITVVDGVPTLPSGKPDKRALLTQR; from the coding sequence ATGACGGATCTTTACCCGCAGGCAATGCTCGACTCGCTCGCCGCCGATCCGGATTCCCCGGCTTTCGAACACGGCACCCGGGTGGTGTCGCGCCTCGAAGTGCTGGACCTGGTCGCGCGCTTCACCGGCGGGCTGGCCGCGGCCGGGCTGGGCCGGGGCGACGGGGTCGCCATCGCGACCGCGGTCACCCCGGAGGGCTTCGCCGCGCAGCTCGCCGCCGCCGCGCTCGGCTGCCGGGTGGTCGGTGTCCGGCCGGGACTGACCGAGGCGCAGCTGCCGCACGTGGTCGGGCGGGACGTGGCCGCGCTGGTGGCCGACGACCCCGGCCCGGAGCTGCTCGCCGCGGCGGACGGGGTGCGGGTGCTGAGGATCGGGCCCGGACTGCTGTCCACTGCGGAAACCCCGGTCGCACGCGGCCGCGCGGACGACATCGCCTCGGTGACCTTCACCAGCGGCAGCACCGGCGCGCCCAAGGGCGTCGCGCTGACCTACGCGGCGATGACCGAGCACTGGTCGTGGCAACCGGCGAAGTGGAGCGCGGACACCGCGGAACTGGCCGCCGGGTACGGCCGGTTCCTGCTCTTCGGCACGCTGACCAGCGCGGTGATGCAGGAGCACCTCGGGCTGTGCCTGCTGTCCGGGGGCACCGCGGTGATCCCGGAAGGACCGCCGGACTTCCCGGCGGTGCTCGAACGGCTGCGGATCACCGCGAGCCTGCTGACCGTTCCGCGCCTGCACCAGCTGCTCGACGTGCTGCCCACCACCGAAGTGGACCTGAGCGCGCTGCGCGTGCTGCTGGTCGCGGGATCACCGCTGGCCCCGCACCGGATGGCCGAGGCGTTCGACCGCTTCGGGCCGGTCGTGCGGCAGGGTTACGGGCTCACCGAGGTCGGCTTCCTCACCTCGCTGACCGCCGACGACGTCGCCGCGTGGCCACCGGCCCTGCGCTCGGTCGGCCGCCCGCGGACCGAAGTGGACCTGGAGGTCCGCGACGCCGACGGGAACGCCGTGCCCACGGGGACGACCGGCGAGATCTGGGTGCGCACCGCCTACGTGCTCGCCGGGTACTGGCGGAACGAGGAGGAGACCGCCGACCTGATCCGCGACGGCTGGGTGCGCACCCGCGACCTGGGCCACCTGGACGAGCGCGGGTACCTGCACCTGACCGGCCGGGCGCGCGACGTGATCATCGTGAACGCGATCGTGCACTACGCCGGGGCGATCGAACGGGCGCTGACCGGGCACCCCGGCGTGCGGGAGGCCTATGTGGCCGGTGCACCGGACGAACGCACCGGCGAGGCCGCCCACGCTTTCGTGGTGGTGGACGGCGAGCCGGACCTCGACGGGCTGCGGGCCAGGGTGGCCCGCGAACTGGGCGAAGC
- a CDS encoding cytochrome P450: MLSLPELVVSLRVKVFEAVNRDQVITLPDSDGRFLEVYSHPAANGRSRGAELSDLFWYWLSPGPEVHQEHLEAGPRYDDVARTTLRVLAGPSEKLFQTAARCTAAVLDAAVPGGTALVRLRDLMMPVWADYFYELVFREPCPPEARKLIVGHADDVVTALKCTGLRHPRRRAKLTRYLARRLPDVPHELPASLSREEQVHYLQGTFFNTAVVQMSEGMAHLLLVLAQHPGVQQRLADDPADERYFAQVLDETLRLFPLFGIAHRIATDDIEVGGSTLPEGSVLCFSYPGYHSTGYQDPETFDPSRWDGRSARDAHHIPFGVAANRPCPAWRVSPLAMRAATTEVLRRFRLDSTVSHTRPLPHRAPCLLSRRTAPPPTRWIRAAGVFLRWRDHTESLWRSVVQLVLGTWMVLDARHRRLAGRYFDTHDTQGCPVHRASH, encoded by the coding sequence GTGCTGAGCCTGCCCGAGCTGGTGGTCTCCCTGCGGGTCAAGGTGTTCGAGGCGGTCAACCGGGACCAGGTGATCACCCTGCCGGACTCCGACGGCCGGTTCCTGGAGGTCTACTCGCACCCGGCGGCGAACGGCCGCAGCCGCGGCGCCGAGCTGTCGGACCTGTTCTGGTACTGGCTTTCGCCGGGACCCGAGGTCCACCAGGAACACCTCGAAGCCGGTCCGCGCTACGACGACGTCGCGCGGACCACCCTGCGCGTCCTGGCCGGCCCCAGCGAAAAGCTCTTCCAGACGGCGGCGCGGTGCACGGCCGCCGTGCTGGACGCCGCGGTGCCCGGGGGCACGGCACTGGTGCGGTTGCGCGACTTGATGATGCCGGTGTGGGCGGACTACTTCTACGAACTGGTGTTCCGCGAGCCGTGCCCGCCCGAGGCGCGGAAGCTGATCGTCGGGCACGCGGACGACGTGGTGACCGCGCTGAAGTGCACCGGCCTGCGGCACCCGCGCCGCCGGGCGAAGCTGACGCGCTACCTCGCCCGGCGCCTGCCCGACGTCCCACACGAACTGCCGGCGTCGTTGTCCCGCGAAGAACAGGTTCACTACTTGCAGGGCACCTTCTTCAACACCGCCGTGGTGCAGATGTCCGAGGGGATGGCGCACCTGCTGCTCGTGCTCGCCCAGCACCCCGGGGTGCAGCAGCGGCTCGCGGACGATCCGGCGGACGAGCGGTACTTCGCCCAGGTGCTCGACGAGACCCTGCGCCTGTTCCCGCTGTTCGGCATCGCGCACCGGATCGCCACCGACGACATCGAGGTCGGCGGCAGCACGCTGCCCGAAGGCTCGGTGCTCTGCTTCTCCTACCCCGGCTACCACTCGACCGGCTACCAGGACCCGGAAACCTTCGATCCCTCGCGCTGGGACGGCCGTTCCGCGCGGGACGCGCACCACATCCCGTTCGGTGTCGCGGCGAATCGGCCGTGCCCGGCGTGGCGGGTGTCGCCGCTGGCGATGCGGGCCGCGACCACCGAGGTGCTCCGCCGGTTCCGGCTGGACTCCACCGTTTCGCACACCCGGCCCCTGCCCCACCGCGCGCCCTGCCTGCTGAGCCGCCGCACGGCTCCCCCGCCGACGCGGTGGATCCGCGCGGCCGGGGTGTTCCTGCGCTGGCGCGACCACACCGAAAGCCTGTGGCGCAGCGTGGTCCAGCTGGTGCTCGGCACCTGGATGGTGCTCGACGCCCGGCACCGGCGGCTGGCCGGGCGCTACTTCGACACCCACGACACCCAGGGCTGCCCGGTCCACCGGGCGAGCCACTGA